From the genome of Perca flavescens isolate YP-PL-M2 chromosome 1, PFLA_1.0, whole genome shotgun sequence, one region includes:
- the tdp1 gene encoding tyrosyl-DNA phosphodiesterase 1 — translation MTQDSQHGKWTISSSDDDDEDLPLSGTTTSKPQRPAVSSHSSHLSASAPSPKLEPVTATVEVKPEPANTPVSSLVIGSEARQLAATNQLHPVKYESSPSLAGKRKKEVSDGSGWALSDSDDDDDDDGDVKGKSLSNLPKRAPPSPKTKKPKVEKERPPSPHGQLYYIDEPEDFFESSIPCLNDPYRFYLNKVTGLDRKYNSGALHIRDILSPLFGTLKESAQFNYCFDIAWMVKQFPSEFRDRPVLIVHGDKREAKARLVQQAQPFPHIRFCQAKLDIAFGTHHTKMMLLWYEEGFRVIILTSNLIRADWYQKTQGMWMSPMFPRLPKGSSESAGESPTFFKRDLLEYLAAYRAPELEEWIQRIKEHDLSETRVYLVGSTPGRYVGSDMERWGHLRLRKLLYDHTDPVAGEEKWPVIGQFSSIGSMGLDKTKWLKGEFQRTMTTLGKSSLRSDPPMHLVYPSVEDVRTSLEGYPAGGSLPYSIQTAQKQLWLHSFFHRWKANVTGRSHAMPHIKTYMRTSPDFTQLAWFLVTSANLSKAAWGALEKNNTQVMVRSYELGVLYVPAAFNMKTFPLHKNLFPASSFGFPVPFDLPPTCYSSKDQPWIWNIPYSQAPDTHGNIWVPS, via the exons ATGACTCAGGACAGTCAACATGGCAAGTGGACCATCTCCAGCAGTGATGACGATGATGAGGATCTTCCTCTTTCTGGGACTACAACATCTAAGCCCCAGCGACCCGCTGTGTCCAGTCACAGCTCCCATCTGTCTGCCTCTGCTCCCAGCCCCAAACTGGAACCAGTAACAGCCACTGTGGAGGTGAAACCGGAACCAGCAAACACCCCTGTATCCTCACTTGTTATTGGCTCTGAGGCAAGACAGTTAGCAGCGACGAACCAGTTACATCCAGTAAAGTATGAAAGTAGTCCGTCATTGGCTGGAAAGCGGAAGAAAGAGGTGTCAGACGGCTCAGGCTGGGCTCTCTCAgatagtgatgatgatgatgatgatgatggagatGTGAAGGGGAAGAGCCTCAGTAACTTACCAAAGAGGGCGCCTCCGAGCCCTAAAACAAAGAAACCAAAGGTGGAGAAGGAGCGTCCTCCGAGTCCCCACGGCCAGCTCTACTACATCGATGAGCCGGAGGACTTCTTTGAGTCCAGTATTCCTTGTCTAAATGACCCCTACAGGTTTTACCTCAACAAAGTCACAGGCCTGGACAGGAAGTACAACAGTGGAGCTCTGCACATCAGAG ACATTCTCTCTCCATTATTTGGGACCCTGAAAGAGTCTGCTCAG TTTAACTACTGCTTTGATATTGCCTGGATGGTTAAGCAGTTCCCATCAGAGTTTAG GGATCGTCCAGTTCTGATCGTCCATGGAGATAAGCGGGAGGCCAAGGCCCGGCTGGTTCAGCAGGCTCAGCCTTTTCCACATATTCGCTTCTGCCAG GCCAAGCTGGATATTGCTTTTGGAACTCACCACAC gAAAATGATGTTGCTGTGGTATGAGGAAGGCTTCAGAGTCATTATTCTGACCTCCAACCTCATCAGAGCTGACTGGTACCAGAAAACACAAGG AATGTGGATGAGCCCCATGTTTCCACGGTTACCAAAGGGCAGCAGTGAGAGCGCAGGCGAGTCACCGACCTTTTTCAAGAGGGACCTGCTGGAATACCTGGCAGCATACCGCGCACCAGAACTCGAGGAGTGGATCCAACGAATCAAAGAGCATGACCTGTCAGAGACCAG GGTTTATTTGGTCGGCTCAACCCCAGGGAGATACGTTGGCTCAGACATGGAGCGCTGGGGCCACCTGAGGCTGAGGAAG CTGTTGTACGACCACACAGACCCAGTTGCCGGGGAGGAAAAGTGGCCTGTGATTGGCCAGTTCTCCAGCATCGGCTCTATGGGACTGGATAAGACCAAATGGTTAAAAGGGGAATTTCAGCGTACAATGACCACGCTGGGGAAATCCTCTCTTCGCTCAGACCCCCCCATGCACTTG GTGTATCCATCAGTGGAAGATGTGAGGACTAGTTTAGAAGGCTATCCAG CGGGAGGCTCTCTTCCCTACAGCATCCAGACAGCTCAGAAACAACTCTGGCTCCACTCCTTCTTCCA ccgtTGGAAGGCAAATGTGACTGGAAGAAGTCATGCCATGCCCCACATCAAGACATACATGAGGACATCACCAGATTTCACTCAGCTTGCCTGGTTCCTCGtcacaag tgccaACCTGTCCAAAGCAGCATGGGGTGCGCTGGAGAAGAACAACACTCAGGTGATGGTTCGTTCATACGAGCTGGGAGTCCTCTACGTGCCTGCTGCTTTT AACATGAAGACATTCCCTCTGCACAAAAATCTGTTTCCTGCCTCCTCCTTTGGTTTCCCTGTGCCATTTGACCTCCCCCCCACATGCTACTCTtctaaag ATCAGCCTTGGATCTGGAACATTCCGTACAGCCAGGCTCCTGACACACACGGCAACATCTGGGTTCCCTcctaa